The DNA sequence TCTCATTTTTATTATGTCTGCAGAGGTCAACTGGAGTCTCATAAACcaagtacagtggaacctcagtttttgaacgtcccggacttcgaacagatttttttggcttcggatttcgaacgagaATCCAGAACTAAAAAGCCCctgaaaaaaatcagaaaaaccataacgtacgtggaccgatcagctgacccacgacgcgttttattattgtgtataacacagcttctgtatgcagacgtgtcccgttagctccaattactgactgtttcttcttcatattgaggtgtaaaacctttcctgtctccgcactggagcgtggtagagtgtcacaggggaggtgctggagcgctcactccagggtttgatgtcctgttgtgggctggagctgggacagggatgaggccagtctgggacagagcgtgacttggtttatgactttgtcacagccaaactgcacagaagcgcacattcagagctggacacgcaccgggcacctcttcccttctggagagacctcactcactggGCAACCcgtcccacatgcagcggccacacacatagaggaacagccacctgcagcagacactctacattcactcctacaaaagactgttttaaggcttggaacgcattagttctgtttccattcattgtcatgggaaaaatagattcggatttcgaacaattcactggaacagattgtggtcaagcactgaggtaccactgtatatggtaGAATGAGTGGGAGGTATTCATGCTCTCGGTGTGGCCCTCAGTTCGGCCCTCAGTTTGTCCACTGATAAAATCATTCCACTGCTTTTCTGTCCTGGCTgtgattgaatttgttgttgtcCACAGTGACATCCTGAACTTCCTGCGTGAAGGAGAGCTTCCTCACCGAGAGCGGGTGCGAGCCGTACACCGGGAGGCTCAGTACTACGCCATGGGCCCTCTGCTGGACAGCCTGGAGGACATGCAGCCGCTCACCGGGGAGAGAGTGCGCCAGGCTTTTCTGGACCTGCTGCCCTACTACCGAGGTCAGTCACTGATGCAGCTACGTCTGGCGGGCGGGATATTCACGACGGCAGATCACGTTTCAGACAATCTGGAGCGCATCGTGGAGATCGCCAAGCTGCGGGCCATGCAGAAGAAAGCGCGCTTCGCCAAGCTGAAGATCTGCGTCTACAAGGAGGAGATGCCCATCACGCCCTACGAGCGGCCCCTCTTCAACTCCCTGCGCTTCGAGCGCTCGGACAGCGAGGCCAAACTCTTCGAGCACCACTGCGAGGTGGACGTTTCCTTCGGACCCTGGGAGGCGGTGGCCGACGTCTACGACCTGCTGCACTGCATCGTCAGCGACCTGGCGGAGCGCGGCATCACGGCCGAGCAGCAGTGCATCGGCGTCTGCGACAAGCACCTTATCAACCACTACTACTGCAAGCGGCCCATCTACGAGTTCAAGATCACCTGGTGGTGACCGGCTGGCAGCCCATGTTGGTTCTTCTGTCAAAGCCGCCGGCGTTCTTGCGCTGCTCTCTGGATGTTCCCCCGTTTTACCTTAGACACACTAACACGCCGGTCCAACATTCGACCTCTTCCCCTGCTGACGGCAACCGTTTCTTGTTGTCCACGAGATAGATATATGCAAACTCCACACGGGGAAAAAAGCCCCACGAGATTCAAACTCAACCTCCAGAAAAGCAGCGCCTATAGGAACTCTTCCACGTCCGACTGTTGGCATCGCGTCACCTCAGCTCCCTGCCTTAATGATGATGAAAGAAGGGAGTCCATCCTTCTCGCCACCAAAATCAGGGACTGtgaaatacatgttttaaatgaGGCGTGCTGAGTCATCCATAAGCAACAGGGCAGCCCTC is a window from the Synchiropus splendidus isolate RoL2022-P1 chromosome 17, RoL_Sspl_1.0, whole genome shotgun sequence genome containing:
- the kctd7 gene encoding BTB/POZ domain-containing protein KCTD7; its protein translation is MQQNGSSGSDGSDGGGGGRERQPRSFSPLPAATTRVRRFIQERRTLPLPRVMVVFSAAGDTEKASDAMSGSDSAEDQLRKTVSPAAAAAAAAATTSSLAVSKPLLSCAQEFPEVISLNVGGTYFTTRLSTLRRYEDTMLAAMFSGRHYIPRDADGRYFIDRDGAYFGDILNFLREGELPHRERVRAVHREAQYYAMGPLLDSLEDMQPLTGERVRQAFLDLLPYYRDNLERIVEIAKLRAMQKKARFAKLKICVYKEEMPITPYERPLFNSLRFERSDSEAKLFEHHCEVDVSFGPWEAVADVYDLLHCIVSDLAERGITAEQQCIGVCDKHLINHYYCKRPIYEFKITWW